The following are encoded together in the Culex pipiens pallens isolate TS chromosome 1, TS_CPP_V2, whole genome shotgun sequence genome:
- the LOC120424286 gene encoding protein LST8 homolog: protein MSDPFNEPMLATGGYDHTIKLWQPYSGFCYRTLQHTDSQVNALDIIPNGTILAAGGYQHIRLYDMNFSYPVVNFECVMKNVTRVGFQEDGKWMYTGGEDCKVRIWDMSSQSPACKRMFDCLTPVNAVCLHPNQVELAIGSQGGSVYLWDVKSDVHEQLIPEVEASIQDIAISPNGAFMAAVNNKGNCYIWSLRNSSNSETQLTQTDPKLRIEAHSRYALRCKFSPDSSLLVTCSGDGTAKIYKTDTFQLHAELKIEKYWMWDAVFSNDSKYLFTASSDGHARLWKIETKSIEREYHAHLKAITALAFRDVSPKT, encoded by the exons ATGTCCGATCCGTTCAACGAGCCGATGCTGGCCACCGGTGGGTACGACCACACGATCAAGCTGTGGCAGCCGTACTCGGGCTTTTGCTACCGCACACTTCAGCACACCGATTCC CAAGTAAACGCACTGGACATCATCCCGAACGGGACGATTCTGGCGGCGGGCGGCTACCAGCACATCCGGCTGTACGACATGAACTTTAGCTATCCGGTGGTCAACTTTGAGTGCGTCATGAAGAACGTGACGCGGGTTGGGTTCCAGGAGGACGGCAAGTGGATGTACACGGGCGGGGAGGACTGCAAGGTGCGCATTTGGGACATGAGCTCGCAGAGCCCGGCCTGCAAGCGGATGTTTGACTGTTTGACGCCGGTGAACGCGGTTTGTCTGCACCCGAACCAGGTCGAGCTGGCGATCGGGAGTCAGGGCGGAAGTGTCTATTTGTGGGACGTCAAGTCGGACGTGCACGAGCAGCTGATTCCGGAGGTGGAGGCCTCGATCCAGGACATTGCTATCAGTCCGAACGGGGCGTTTATGGCGGCGGTTAACAATAAGGGCAATTGTTACATTTGGAGTTTGAGGAACAGCTCGAACAGTGAGACGCAGCTGACGCAAACGGATCCGAAGCTGCGGATTGAGGCGCACTCGCGGTACGCGTTGAGGTGTAAGTTTAGTCCGGATTCGAGCCTGCTGGTGACCTGTTCGGGGGATGGGACGGCCAAGATCTACAAGACGGACACGTTTCAGCTGCACGCCGAGCTGAAGATTGAAAAGTACTGGATGTGGGACGCCGTGTTCAGCAACGATTCCAAGTATCTGTTCACGGCGTCGTCGGATGGGCACGCCCGGCTGTGGAAGATTGAGACGAAGTCGATTGAGCGAGAGTACCACGCGCACCTGAAGGCGATCACGGCGTTGGCGTTTCGCGATGTTTCGCCGAAAACGTAA